A region of Paraburkholderia sp. BL23I1N1 DNA encodes the following proteins:
- a CDS encoding zinc ribbon domain-containing protein YjdM: MSTIPACPQCAMENTYPDGENYVCPDCAHEWPMTAAASADEADERIVKDANGNPLADGDAVVLIKDLKVKGSSITLKMGTKVKSIRLVGGDHEVDCKMDAGNFMLKAEYLKKV, translated from the coding sequence ATGTCGACGATTCCCGCCTGCCCGCAATGCGCGATGGAGAACACTTACCCGGACGGCGAAAATTACGTCTGCCCCGATTGCGCGCACGAATGGCCGATGACCGCCGCCGCAAGCGCTGACGAGGCCGACGAACGTATCGTCAAGGACGCCAACGGCAACCCGCTGGCCGACGGCGACGCGGTGGTGCTGATCAAGGACCTGAAAGTGAAAGGCTCGTCGATCACCCTGAAAATGGGCACCAAGGTGAAGAGCATTCGCCTGGTCGGCGGCGATCATGAAGTGGACTGCAAAATGGATGCGGGCAACTTCATGCTGAAGGCTGAGTATCTGAAGAAGGTTTGA
- a CDS encoding heavy metal sensor histidine kinase: MKLWSERSLMARTTVLFAAIACVVIGTLGAYFYHSAQLSLQRRADVVLTGRVEHFSRIVRDLYSVSELKNRPLLFESMFGAEADVLLFRRPGEAPFIDVNPANIAVPALQAGAENRIPTLADVRQTLLPDGVPVHWTIATVKAREDGSEVEVIAAHPMTQEVRMLAAYRNRIVLATLIGMLAATLLAYYVLRRAFRPVREIATRAAQISPASLSVRLDSEAAPVELRQLTHAFNAMLDRLADGYQRLSQFSADLAHEIRTPVGALIGQTQVTLAKPRDTDEYQQLLESNLEELSRLSHIAENILFLAHADHAALSIEREPVDLRDELVRIADYFEGPADERGMRFTVEAQGVASVNPMLCRRAINNLVVNAVRYGANDTVVRLSGTQDERGATVVVENDGAPIPEEQLNRLFDRFYRADAARSEFTESSGLGLAIVRAIMQLHGGTAHVVCPVPGVVRFELRFPGA, translated from the coding sequence ATGAAATTGTGGAGCGAACGTTCGTTGATGGCTCGCACCACCGTGCTGTTCGCCGCGATCGCGTGCGTGGTGATCGGAACGCTGGGCGCGTATTTCTATCACTCCGCACAGCTGTCGTTACAGCGTCGCGCGGACGTGGTGCTCACAGGCCGAGTCGAACATTTCAGCCGCATCGTGCGCGATCTTTATTCGGTGAGCGAGCTGAAGAACCGGCCTTTGCTGTTCGAGAGCATGTTCGGCGCGGAGGCGGACGTGCTGCTGTTTCGCCGTCCGGGCGAAGCGCCGTTTATCGACGTGAACCCCGCAAACATTGCGGTGCCCGCCCTGCAGGCCGGCGCGGAGAACCGCATACCGACGCTCGCGGACGTCCGCCAGACTCTGCTGCCGGACGGCGTGCCGGTTCATTGGACGATTGCCACCGTCAAAGCACGCGAGGACGGCAGCGAGGTCGAAGTGATCGCCGCGCACCCGATGACTCAGGAAGTGCGGATGCTGGCCGCGTATCGCAATCGCATCGTGCTGGCCACGCTTATCGGCATGCTGGCCGCGACGCTGCTCGCCTATTACGTCTTGCGCCGCGCGTTCCGGCCGGTGCGCGAGATCGCCACGCGGGCGGCGCAGATCAGTCCGGCGAGTTTGTCGGTGCGGCTCGACAGCGAGGCCGCGCCGGTCGAATTACGTCAGCTTACGCACGCCTTCAACGCCATGCTCGACCGTCTTGCCGATGGTTATCAGCGCCTCTCGCAGTTCTCCGCCGATCTGGCGCATGAAATTCGGACGCCTGTGGGCGCCTTGATCGGGCAGACTCAGGTGACGCTCGCCAAACCGCGCGACACGGATGAATATCAGCAGTTGCTCGAATCGAATCTCGAAGAGCTGAGCCGGTTGAGCCACATCGCGGAAAACATCCTGTTTCTCGCACACGCGGATCATGCTGCGCTGTCTATCGAGCGCGAGCCTGTCGATCTGCGCGACGAACTCGTCAGGATCGCCGACTATTTCGAGGGCCCCGCCGACGAGCGCGGTATGCGCTTTACCGTCGAGGCTCAGGGTGTGGCATCGGTCAATCCGATGCTGTGCCGGCGGGCGATCAACAATCTCGTTGTGAATGCGGTGCGGTACGGCGCGAACGATACGGTGGTGCGTTTGAGCGGCACGCAGGACGAACGGGGCGCGACGGTGGTAGTGGAAAACGACGGCGCGCCGATTCCCGAGGAGCAACTGAACCGCCTGTTCGACCGCTTCTACCGCGCGGATGCGGCGCGCAGCGAGTTTACCGAATCGAGCGGGCTTGGGCTCGCGATCGTCAGGGCGATCATGCAACTGCACGGCGGCACGGCGCACGTGGTGTGTCCGGTGCCGGGCGTGGTGCGTTTCGAATTGCGCTTTCCGGGCGCTTAG